The stretch of DNA ctaatattttaaatctatattctttaatacttaaatttttaaaaataaaagaaattattataaaacttcaaaattaatttaaaaacaaaattttgtaaaccaaattaattatactttattattatcgtaacttatttaataaaaacCAAACCGAAACCTTTGGCAAGTTAAATCAAACCTTCTACCACTGATCTTGAACAAGGATCCGTATCAAACTTAAACAAGTTCAATTCCTTAAACCTAATGGACAAGTATGATGCCCAAAATGTTGCAGGTTATCATCTTTggttctttatatatataatcaaaattgcagaacaaatatcatatatattaagCGAGAGAGAAATAAGCAATACCCAGTTTAAGAATCCAACATTTGCCATAGAAAGTTCATGCTAAAGAGTATTGAATTGAACAGTTTTGAGAAACGAAATGAAGTTGCAGGCACAAGGGAAATTACAGTGAATCTATTGAGGCTGGAATGGATAACTAAGATTTTAAGAATTTGATTCTAATAACACTGAATATACAATAACTGTCTATCGAAACAAATGATTATCAGTTACGATGGTGCTGTACAACCAGGCGAATTCCGACATGGTAGCCACCTGCAAACATCCAAAGACAAACAGTGAAACAAACTGATGATGTGAAAAACATGCAAGGCTAGATTTGTTAACGGCTGCATGCAATGCAAGTAATTTCCACCTATTGTAACCTGATTGTATGATAACGAAGCTCAACTCTATAAAATTTTCCAGAAACCCAGGTTCTTGGTCACCCTACTTCAACATCAGTACAGTGAACAATCGATCTTCAAATACAAAAAAGTGTGCAAGTGTTTACCCAGCAGTGGATTGAgccaaaacaataaaattatggCAGCCAGAGGACACTGTAATGGGACATCCAGGGAAATTACATTTACTATGGTGTCACCAAGGTCCTGACTCTTACATGCGCTAAGCTTCAGCATATATAGCGTGAAACTCCCAATTTGTCAAATTACATGCTTTGAGCCCCTCCCTCCCCCGGTCTCTAAAGCATAGTTTCTTAGATAACACATGCCGACTGACATCTTGCTTGCATTCTCTTCATGCTCTAGAACTGAAGTCTACTTAAAATGAACTAAAAACAACCAACAGGATCTGATCTTCACATGGACTTCCCTTGTAGCTGAATGACATCTGAAAGTAACAAGTAATATGGATAAAAACCTGCAGGGGACTATGCTGGCACAATCGAAAGTTGTGCATAGATCATATTCATGTTTTTATGTTAACAATGGAAGGGTCACGCAAGAATTTAGCCCtcaaataaacaccaaaaatgatTGCAAAGAAGCAAAAACAGAACAAGTTTTCCTGTTGATCTATCACTCTAATGATCAATTGTGGCCTACAAAGCCATAAGAAAAACAATGTTGTAGAATATCTGCAAACATTTAAACCTAGTTGAAATATGAGTCTTAAAATCCCTGAATGCAGCAGATGGCTGGAAGAGTGGTGCATAATTGAACCATATCAACCTGCAAAAAAGCTGCTATGCCAACTACAGCACCTAGCTATGTACTCAGACTCCGATGTATCGGGCAcagatattttgaaagttttccAAGATTTCCATGTCTTAAGAGTGTTTCTTTTGGAGAATCATGCATTGAACATGATTATGGGCACAAAAACTTCAACGAAAATGAAGACTCGGAGCAACAGAGGTATCTTGCTGGAAATTTACATTGCCAATAAGAAACAACAGAAAAAAAAGGGCTACCTACCTCATTGGTTTTCCCATGGGAATTATGCCTGATGCCTGAAATTCCACAGCAAAAAAAAAGCCATTTGAAGAGACAAAAGATAATCTATGAACTATTGGCCTGCAGATATATCCTAGATTGCAGTAAAGCTACAATGTCCTCAGCAACATAAGAAATTCCATTGGTTCTTCATCTTCTTTGACAATCTGCAAATAGTAAATATCAAGGTACATATAGAAGGTTAAAAGGCAATATAACAGAACAAATCAAAATCAAACGAAATACGTTGCAAAACAGAGGTTATAGATGACTTTTAGAAATTTCTTTTATAGAGGTAAATAAGCTTTCCGCCTTgacagatgcatccagagaaagaCAAGTGAACATCGAGGAATAAAAATCCAGAACGGGAAACCACCGTTGGCTACACGTCGAACCAGTCAAACACCGATAAAACTAGATTGGACGGGTAAAAAACTGGTTTCTTATAAATCCATTTTCCCTGAATATTTTATTTGCAATGAATGAGATTTAcaactttaaaatttaatctcttaGTTTTATATTAAAGATATTAACATTAagctaaatgtaatttttgttaattcttaattatttttataatttattttacattaaataaaggttaaaagcatttaaacattgaaaaataaagaaaacatcaAACCGCTTGGTTCAACCATGAACTGAAGGTCTGACTGGTTCAACATCTTGTCCGGTTTTTTTAACATTGGTGAAAATCTCAGAATAATTTACACTGGCATAAGCATAACTAGAACCTTAAATTGATATTCTGAATAGCATATCCATTCCCGTAAAAAAAATCTATGACATTGGTCCAATGcttgattaaaaataatcaagCAGGCAGCTTGACATATTTAGTTAAAGTCAACAAATCAAACATGTATATAGTTTCTACTTTTAAATGACaagaattaaggtatgatatttCAGACACATCTTATGGTATGATATTTTTGAACATAGATATACGGTTGTTAGTGCTTCAATCttattaaaaatctaaaatcagaagcaaacatatcataatatataacataaatCTGTACATAAACATGGGAACAAGGCGCAAATAATATAATGTAGAAAACTTCAACATTCCGTACCTTAACAGGGGTATCATTCGGAAGACCCACTTTTGTGAGTACATCATAAGCAACTTGGTTCCAGTCGATATCTTCTCTATCCCCTACCACTCTGCTGCTATCTAGTTGAATTGATCTTTTTTCAAGATGAAAGGATCTTCCTATCCAAAAATATAGAATCCTATCTTTGTTTTCGTCTACAGCTGCAGTCGGCAAAAAAATTGCAAAAGCGGACTTTGAATCTAGATCACTTCTAGTAAAATTTGTCATCTTCTCTATACTGGGCCAGTGGCATACTAAAGGCTGAACTACACCTGTGCAAGCTGGAATAATTTCCTCCATCCTGTTTGGAACAGCAGACAGGAGACCATCCTGAGGAGGATGGTTTCTTGGACTTTCACAACAACTATTAACAAAAGTAGATTCAGAATCATGTTGGCCAACATTAGCTAGTCTACCTGGGGATATCTTCAAACCAGAACCTTGAACCAAAATATCCCTACCATTTCTAACACCACGCTTGGAGTCAAAGACAATTTCAATATCTGATTCACATGATGAGCTGGTATTGTTATCTATCCGAACCCCATCTTGCTTAACAAGAAAACATGACCGATCGTTTGTTCCTCTTATACTATCGCTCATCACTGGCAGCTTGAGAGACTTTGACAAACTACCTCGGCGTTCAGCAAGGGAAGGTGAAACCTTTTTTAGCTGTGAAAATGCAGATTTTGAACAAGGTTGAGAAGTGAGATTGACACTGGCAATTTCTGAGCTATTAATTTTGGGGTGCAGAGAACTTCGGGATGAAATGAGAGACAAATTAGAAAAGTTAGACAAAGTCGAAGAAACCGGAAGAGAATACAAAACAGCTGAAGGTGAATCCAGAGAGGATTCAGAAAAGTACTTTGAGCAAGTACTGGAATCGGAAGAGATGGAATCTGGAGAGAGATAAGGAGGTGAGGAAGAAGAAGACGAAGAGGATGATGCCGATGACGGTGATGATGCATGAACTACCATCATGGAATCTGAATAAACCCTGGAGAGTAATATCTTCGGTGCCGAGACAAACTCCTTCATTATGCCAGAGGCAAACTTACGTCGAAGCATACTCCAACTGCTTTCTCTCGCAGGAAGGTGGGTTTCATGTTCATTCTCGGATGAAGCAAATGGAGGGACAAAGCCACCCTTTATAGCCTTCTGAAAAATCTCGAAATCAACATTATACGCATCCACTTTCCTCTCACCCAAGCAAATTTTAATTGCCGACTCCCCTACCTCAACTTTGTTTCCAGATTTATCCATCAATGGTAGAAAGTTTGAAAATGCATTCCAAAAATAAGCCGGTTCTTCTCCTTCCTTGATCACTATTACCGGTCCCTGCACTCTCTCATACCGAACAATCTGACAAACAGCACCTCGCGCATCTCTTTCCATGATAGATTCACAGTTTTTACCAATCCAAATATATATTGCAGAAGGTATATGAACAATAAATGCACCTCGAGAATCTAGACCCGAAGGAGATGGATCATTCAGCATTTTAGGGACTAGGTGCAAAGGATCATAAGGAGAATGAGGTGCAATTCTATACATCCTCAACAAGGAACTAGGGCTCAAAGGGAATGCATGGACCCTCTTTTGGCACTGTAACAACTGGCAAGCGAAACCCATATTTGGATCAGCAATTCCTCTTGCAGCCTTTACGTACTGAAAGGCATCATCGAAACTCTGTCTCTCTCTCCACATAAGATATGCTATCACCAACGATGTGGACCTCGATACCCCCTGGCAGCAATGAACGAAAACCCTTCCACCCAGTTCCCGAACAtcctcaaaataatcaaaaacatCATAAAGTATGCTAGTAATATCTTCCGATGGACTATCTTGCAACCACAAAGTTCTGTACACAAAATCAGCCTTGAAATACTCTGGACAAACAAACCCAACACAATTTAAAACATGAGTAATACCATTCTTTTTAAGTATTTCCCTGTCCTTTGCAACAGCATCTCCACCAAGATAAATATGTTCTGCCACTTTCGAGCATTCTTTATCAAAGAAAGCAATCTTATCCCTCTTTACAAGCCCGCCATTCTTATCATTATTCCGCTGAATTGATGATAAATCAAGCTTTAACCTCTCCCCACTCTTGTTCCCACTTGGGGTTGGCGGTTGTGGCCACTCACCAAGGTCATCAGAACCGGCTTTCGGCCACTCATCCAAACTCCTTCGTGCAATTGACAGTGGCTGCAAAGGTGGCAAACATGACCTGGCCTTACAATTCTGTTGAGAACGCGGAGttaaaggaggaggaggaaaccGGCGAGTTTGCCCATTATTAATACCATCATTACCATTAGAACCTGCTCCTAGATCTTTGTCCTCAGTTAAGGGAATTTGACCACTCGTCCGGGAAGAGGACCACGAAGCTGAACGCCAAAACATTTTTCGCGAGCTTGAAAGCTGGCACGATGGAGCCCTAGGACTAGCAGGAG from Gossypium hirsutum isolate 1008001.06 chromosome D04, Gossypium_hirsutum_v2.1, whole genome shotgun sequence encodes:
- the LOC107926060 gene encoding protein-tyrosine-phosphatase MKP1; amino-acid sequence: MVGKEDPPASPRAPSCQLSSSRKMFWRSASWSSSRTSGQIPLTEDKDLGAGSNGNDGINNGQTRRFPPPPLTPRSQQNCKARSCLPPLQPLSIARRSLDEWPKAGSDDLGEWPQPPTPSGNKSGERLKLDLSSIQRNNDKNGGLVKRDKIAFFDKECSKVAEHIYLGGDAVAKDREILKKNGITHVLNCVGFVCPEYFKADFVYRTLWLQDSPSEDITSILYDVFDYFEDVRELGGRVFVHCCQGVSRSTSLVIAYLMWRERQSFDDAFQYVKAARGIADPNMGFACQLLQCQKRVHAFPLSPSSLLRMYRIAPHSPYDPLHLVPKMLNDPSPSGLDSRGAFIVHIPSAIYIWIGKNCESIMERDARGAVCQIVRYERVQGPVIVIKEGEEPAYFWNAFSNFLPLMDKSGNKVEVGESAIKICLGERKVDAYNVDFEIFQKAIKGGFVPPFASSENEHETHLPARESSWSMLRRKFASGIMKEFVSAPKILLSRVYSDSMMVVHASSPSSASSSSSSSSSPPYLSPDSISSDSSTCSKYFSESSLDSPSAVLYSLPVSSTLSNFSNLSLISSRSSLHPKINSSEIASVNLTSQPCSKSAFSQLKKVSPSLAERRGSLSKSLKLPVMSDSIRGTNDRSCFLVKQDGVRIDNNTSSSCESDIEIVFDSKRGVRNGRDILVQGSGLKISPGRLANVGQHDSESTFVNSCCESPRNHPPQDGLLSAVPNRMEEIIPACTGVVQPLVCHWPSIEKMTNFTRSDLDSKSAFAIFLPTAAVDENKDRILYFWIGRSFHLEKRSIQLDSSRVVGDREDIDWNQVAYDVLTKVGLPNDTPVKIVKEDEEPMEFLMLLRTL